From one Conyzicola nivalis genomic stretch:
- a CDS encoding glutamate-5-semialdehyde dehydrogenase, producing MTDTAVATRSFTEKLEAARRASVLLATAKADLKNSALEAIARAVVANSDRIIQANDLDLANGRENGLSTGLQDRLRLDADRLSALADAVREIVALTDPVGEVVRGSTLPNGIGLTQMRVPFGVIGAIYEARPNVTIDIAALALKSGNAVVLRGGSAAENTNRVLVDVIQGALAEAGLPVDAVQTIDEFGREGAKQLMQARGHVDVLIPRGSADLINAVVAESKVPVIETGAGVVHVFLDASADERMAVDIVHNAKVQRPSVCNALETLLVHESSASRLLPPVLARLRESGVTIHADERTSAIFADVVPATDDDWSTEYMSLDLAVRVVGGLDEAMQHIRDYSTHHTESIITNDLGNAERFLAEVDSAVVMVNASTRFTDGGEFGFGAEVGISTQKLHARGPMGLGELTSTKWVVRGSGQARG from the coding sequence ATGACCGACACCGCCGTAGCCACCCGATCGTTCACCGAGAAGCTCGAGGCCGCGCGCCGCGCGTCCGTGCTGCTCGCCACGGCGAAAGCCGACCTGAAGAACTCGGCGCTCGAGGCGATCGCCCGGGCGGTGGTCGCGAACTCCGACCGCATCATTCAGGCCAACGACCTTGACCTGGCCAACGGACGGGAGAACGGACTGTCGACGGGGTTGCAAGACCGGCTGCGTCTCGACGCGGACCGCCTTTCCGCCCTCGCCGACGCCGTGCGCGAGATCGTCGCACTCACCGACCCCGTCGGCGAGGTGGTGCGCGGAAGCACCCTGCCCAACGGCATCGGTCTGACCCAGATGCGCGTGCCGTTCGGCGTGATCGGCGCGATCTACGAGGCGAGGCCCAACGTGACGATCGACATCGCGGCGCTCGCGCTGAAGAGCGGCAACGCCGTGGTGCTCCGAGGGGGATCGGCGGCGGAGAACACCAACCGGGTTCTCGTCGATGTCATCCAGGGTGCGCTGGCGGAGGCAGGACTGCCGGTCGACGCCGTCCAGACGATCGACGAGTTCGGACGCGAGGGTGCCAAGCAGCTCATGCAGGCGCGCGGTCACGTCGATGTGCTCATCCCGCGCGGCAGCGCCGACCTCATCAACGCCGTCGTCGCCGAGTCGAAGGTGCCCGTCATCGAAACCGGTGCGGGGGTGGTACACGTGTTCCTCGACGCGAGCGCCGACGAGCGGATGGCGGTCGACATCGTGCACAACGCCAAGGTGCAGCGCCCCAGCGTGTGCAACGCCCTCGAGACACTGCTCGTCCACGAGTCATCCGCCTCTCGACTGCTGCCTCCCGTGCTCGCGAGACTGCGTGAATCCGGCGTGACCATCCACGCCGACGAGCGCACGAGCGCGATCTTCGCCGACGTCGTGCCCGCCACCGACGACGACTGGTCGACCGAGTACATGTCGCTCGACCTGGCCGTCCGGGTGGTCGGGGGACTCGACGAGGCGATGCAGCACATCCGCGACTACTCCACGCACCACACCGAGTCGATCATCACCAACGACCTCGGCAACGCCGAACGTTTTCTCGCCGAGGTCGATTCCGCGGTCGTCATGGTGAACGCCTCGACCAGGTTCACCGACGGCGGCGAATTCGGCTTCGGTGCCGAGGTGGGCATCTCGACCCAGAAGCTGCACGCGCGGGGTCCGATGGGGCTCGGCGAATTGACGAGCACCAAGTGGGTCGTGCGCGGCAGTGGTCAGGCGCGCGGCTAA
- a CDS encoding alpha/beta fold hydrolase, with the protein MTEFVTSADGTRIAFDREGDGPPVVLVGGATQFRAFDPATAELARELAGRGFTVVNYDRRGRGESGDTVPFAVDREVEDIAALVAEVGGAAALYGSSSGAALALWAAAAGVPTTALVLWEPPFELEGTGDRDWLTGLEDRIAHNDRQGAAEFFMRDMPPEWLEAAKSSDAWQTLISVAPTMVYDAAALERTQHAPWREAWAAVTVPTLVVVGDQALPIFPPVADALVEALPRATQCRIDSSNHDWKPDQMAKVIADFVRPA; encoded by the coding sequence ATGACCGAGTTCGTGACATCCGCCGACGGCACCCGTATCGCTTTCGACCGCGAAGGCGACGGTCCGCCCGTCGTCCTGGTCGGTGGCGCTACGCAGTTCCGGGCGTTCGACCCGGCGACCGCCGAGTTGGCGCGCGAGCTCGCCGGCCGCGGGTTCACGGTCGTAAACTACGACCGGCGTGGCCGCGGCGAGAGCGGCGACACCGTTCCGTTCGCCGTCGACCGGGAGGTCGAGGACATCGCGGCCCTCGTGGCCGAGGTGGGCGGCGCGGCGGCGCTGTACGGCAGTTCGTCGGGCGCGGCCCTGGCGCTGTGGGCCGCCGCGGCCGGGGTGCCGACGACGGCGCTCGTGCTGTGGGAGCCTCCGTTCGAGCTCGAGGGCACCGGCGACCGCGACTGGCTCACCGGCCTCGAGGACCGGATCGCACACAACGACCGGCAGGGCGCGGCCGAGTTCTTTATGCGCGACATGCCGCCCGAGTGGCTGGAGGCGGCGAAGTCCAGCGACGCCTGGCAGACCCTGATCTCCGTGGCACCGACCATGGTCTACGACGCAGCGGCGCTCGAACGCACGCAGCACGCCCCGTGGCGCGAGGCCTGGGCGGCGGTCACGGTTCCGACCCTCGTGGTGGTCGGTGATCAGGCGCTGCCGATCTTCCCGCCGGTGGCCGACGCGCTGGTGGAAGCGCTCCCCCGCGCGACACAGTGCCGCATCGACTCGTCGAACCACGACTGGAAGCCCGACCAGATGGCGAAGGTGATCGCCGACTTCGTCAGGCCCGCTTAG
- the proB gene encoding glutamate 5-kinase, giving the protein MTSPIRSRAEIVTAKRIVVKVGSSSISGENVGQIAPLVDALAAAHGRGCEVILVSSGAIATGIPFLNLDSRPTDLATQQAAAAVGQNLLIYRYQDSLRRFKIVAGQVLLTAGDLENPTHRGNAQRAMERLLDLRILPIVNENDTVATHEIRFGDNDRLAALVSQLVRADLLVLLSDIDALYSRPPLDPGAVKITEVAFDDDLGQVEFGDIGAAGVGTGGAGTKVAAAKLAAGSGTPVLLASTGDVGAALSGAAVGTWFEAKRA; this is encoded by the coding sequence GTGACTAGTCCGATCCGCTCCCGGGCCGAGATCGTCACGGCCAAGCGCATCGTGGTCAAGGTCGGTTCATCGTCGATCAGCGGCGAGAACGTCGGTCAGATCGCACCGCTCGTCGACGCCCTCGCGGCCGCTCATGGTCGCGGCTGCGAGGTCATCCTGGTCTCGTCCGGCGCCATCGCGACGGGCATCCCGTTTCTCAACCTCGACTCCCGCCCCACCGACCTCGCGACCCAGCAGGCGGCCGCGGCCGTGGGTCAGAACCTGCTGATCTACCGCTACCAGGACAGCCTGCGCCGCTTCAAGATCGTCGCGGGCCAGGTGCTGCTGACGGCGGGCGACCTCGAGAACCCCACCCATCGTGGCAACGCGCAACGCGCCATGGAGCGGTTGCTCGACCTGCGCATCCTGCCGATCGTCAACGAGAACGACACGGTGGCGACGCACGAGATCCGGTTCGGCGACAACGACCGCCTCGCCGCACTCGTCTCGCAGCTCGTGCGCGCCGACCTGCTCGTACTGCTCTCCGACATCGACGCGCTCTACTCGCGTCCGCCGCTGGACCCCGGCGCCGTGAAGATCACCGAGGTGGCTTTCGACGACGACCTCGGCCAGGTCGAGTTCGGCGACATCGGCGCGGCCGGGGTGGGCACGGGGGGAGCCGGCACCAAGGTGGCCGCCGCGAAGCTCGCCGCGGGCTCGGGTACGCCCGTGCTGCTCGCCTCGACCGGCGACGTGGGCGCGGCCCTGTCGGGCGCCGCGGTCGGTACCTGGTTCGAGGCTAAGCGGGCCTGA
- a CDS encoding methionine ABC transporter ATP-binding protein: MISISHVSKSFGVGSGSTLALDDVSLEVGRGEIFGVVGQSGAGKSTLIRTVNLLERPDVGTITVDGRVITSLADRDLRIARQSIGMVFQHFNLLSSRTVRGNVELALEVIGVDGRERRSRAGEILDLVGLAEKENAYPAQLSGGQKQRIGIARALAGRPSVLLSDEATSALDPETTRSILELLKTINRELDLTVLLITHEMDVVKTVCDSAALLEGGRVVEQGKLVELISTPGSRLAHDLFPLGDIPAGTTGAVVDITFSGGSADRPVIAQLARDHAIDVSILGATIETIAGNQAGRTRLELPGSPQTTAAAIADLRAQGLLVELVRDAA, encoded by the coding sequence ATGATATCGATCAGTCACGTCAGCAAGTCCTTCGGCGTGGGCTCCGGTAGCACGCTGGCCCTCGACGACGTCAGTCTCGAGGTCGGGCGCGGAGAGATCTTCGGCGTGGTCGGGCAGAGCGGTGCGGGCAAGAGCACCCTCATCCGCACCGTCAACCTGTTGGAACGGCCGGATGTCGGCACCATAACGGTCGACGGCAGAGTCATCACGTCTCTCGCCGACCGCGACCTGCGCATCGCCCGGCAGAGCATCGGCATGGTCTTCCAGCACTTCAACCTGCTGTCGAGCCGGACGGTCCGCGGCAACGTCGAACTCGCGCTCGAGGTCATCGGCGTCGACGGCCGCGAACGGCGTTCACGCGCCGGCGAGATCCTCGACCTCGTGGGACTGGCCGAGAAGGAGAACGCGTACCCGGCCCAGCTCTCCGGCGGCCAGAAGCAGCGCATCGGAATCGCCCGTGCCCTCGCCGGGCGACCGAGCGTGCTGCTCTCCGACGAGGCCACAAGCGCACTGGATCCCGAGACCACTCGGTCGATCCTCGAGCTGCTCAAGACCATCAACCGCGAGCTCGACCTCACCGTGCTGCTCATCACCCACGAGATGGACGTCGTGAAGACGGTGTGCGACTCGGCGGCCCTGCTCGAGGGCGGCCGCGTCGTGGAACAGGGAAAACTGGTCGAGCTCATCTCCACCCCGGGTTCCCGGCTGGCCCACGACCTCTTCCCGCTCGGGGACATCCCGGCCGGCACGACGGGCGCGGTCGTCGACATCACCTTCAGCGGCGGGTCCGCCGACCGGCCGGTCATCGCGCAGCTGGCCAGGGACCACGCGATCGACGTGAGCATCCTCGGTGCCACGATCGAGACGATCGCCGGCAACCAGGCCGGCCGCACCCGTCTCGAGCTGCCCGGCTCGCCGCAGACCACCGCGGCGGCGATCGCCGACCTGCGCGCCCAAGGCCTGCTCGTCGAACTCGTAAGGGACGCAGCATGA
- the nadD gene encoding nicotinate-nucleotide adenylyltransferase, protein MVEGAARRARVGVMGGTFDPIHNGHLVAASEVQQKFDLDEVIFVPTGMPWMKSDYAVTEGEHRYLMTVIATAANPRFTVSRVDIDRTGPTYTIDTLRDIHAARPDADIFFISGADAIAQILEWKDVEQVWPLAHFVAVSRPGHPLTISGLPEQGVSLLEVPALAISSTDCRSRVSRGFPVWYLVPDGVVQYISKHHLYRSI, encoded by the coding sequence GTGGTCGAGGGCGCCGCGCGCCGGGCTCGCGTCGGTGTGATGGGTGGAACGTTCGACCCCATCCACAACGGGCACCTCGTCGCTGCGAGCGAGGTGCAGCAGAAGTTCGACCTCGACGAGGTGATCTTCGTCCCCACCGGCATGCCGTGGATGAAGTCGGACTACGCGGTCACCGAGGGCGAACACCGCTATCTGATGACCGTGATCGCCACCGCGGCGAATCCACGGTTCACCGTCAGCCGGGTCGACATCGACCGCACGGGTCCGACCTACACGATCGACACCCTGCGCGATATCCACGCCGCCCGGCCCGACGCCGACATCTTCTTCATCTCGGGGGCCGACGCGATCGCGCAGATCCTCGAATGGAAAGACGTCGAACAGGTCTGGCCGCTCGCGCATTTCGTCGCGGTGTCGCGCCCGGGACACCCCCTGACCATTTCCGGTTTACCTGAGCAGGGCGTAAGCTTGCTAGAAGTTCCGGCGCTAGCTATCTCATCTACAGACTGCAGAAGCCGGGTGAGCCGGGGATTCCCGGTCTGGTATTTGGTTCCCGATGGTGTAGTTCAGTACATCTCCAAACACCACTTGTATCGGAGTATTTAA
- the rsfS gene encoding ribosome silencing factor, producing the protein MTASPRARELVNVAAAAADSKQAEDIVALDVSGPLPLTDVFLIATGRNERNVVAIAGEIEDKMLEAGAKTIRREGRAEGRWILLDFGDLIVHVFHEEDRMYYSLERLWKDCPTIPLDVAGAAVIDEPVSENAE; encoded by the coding sequence GTGACTGCTTCTCCTCGCGCCCGCGAACTCGTCAACGTTGCGGCCGCCGCCGCCGACTCCAAGCAGGCCGAAGACATCGTCGCCCTCGACGTGTCCGGCCCGCTTCCCCTCACCGATGTCTTCCTCATCGCCACCGGCCGCAACGAGCGCAACGTCGTCGCGATCGCCGGCGAAATCGAAGACAAGATGCTGGAGGCCGGAGCCAAGACCATCCGCCGCGAGGGCCGCGCCGAGGGCCGCTGGATCCTGCTCGACTTCGGCGACCTCATCGTCCACGTCTTCCACGAGGAAGACCGCATGTACTACTCGCTCGAGCGCCTGTGGAAGGACTGCCCCACGATCCCCCTCGACGTGGCCGGTGCCGCCGTGATCGACGAGCCCGTGTCGGAGAACGCCGAATAA
- a CDS encoding methionine ABC transporter permease yields the protein MNDTSDPKFWSDLVDVLLLGTGQTLYMVSLALIVTVIVGLPLGILLVGTERGGLFATPFGSRTAGRVINRVLDFIVNLGRSIPFIILMIAVIPFTRLVVGTFIGSTAAIVPLSLVAIPFFARMVEIALKEVDPGLTEAANSLGASRWQIVRKVLVPEALPSMLLGLATTVTSIINFSAMVGTVAGGGLGDVAFRYGYQRYSTIHIVAVIIIIFIIVQSLAAIATHFAKKYARTASDTGRAQAVAARADLRPVTSAE from the coding sequence ATGAACGACACCTCCGATCCCAAGTTCTGGAGCGACCTCGTCGACGTGCTGCTGCTCGGCACCGGGCAGACGCTCTACATGGTCTCCCTCGCGCTGATCGTCACCGTCATCGTCGGCCTGCCGCTCGGCATTCTGCTCGTCGGTACCGAGCGTGGCGGGCTCTTCGCCACCCCGTTCGGATCGCGCACGGCCGGACGCGTGATCAACCGCGTGCTCGACTTCATCGTCAACCTCGGGCGCTCGATCCCGTTCATCATCCTGATGATCGCGGTCATCCCGTTCACCCGACTCGTCGTCGGAACCTTCATCGGCTCGACCGCGGCGATCGTGCCGCTCTCGCTCGTGGCCATCCCGTTCTTCGCCCGCATGGTCGAGATCGCCCTGAAGGAGGTCGACCCGGGTCTCACCGAGGCCGCGAACTCGTTGGGCGCCAGCCGTTGGCAGATCGTGCGCAAGGTGCTCGTGCCCGAGGCGCTGCCGAGCATGCTGCTCGGACTCGCCACCACCGTGACATCCATCATCAACTTCTCGGCGATGGTGGGAACGGTCGCCGGCGGCGGACTCGGCGACGTTGCCTTCCGCTACGGCTACCAGCGGTACTCGACGATCCACATCGTCGCGGTGATCATCATCATCTTCATCATCGTGCAGTCGCTCGCGGCCATCGCCACCCACTTCGCGAAGAAGTATGCGCGCACGGCGTCGGACACCGGCAGGGCCCAGGCCGTGGCCGCCCGGGCCGACCTTCGTCCGGTCACGAGCGCCGAATAG